In Halobacillus amylolyticus, the following proteins share a genomic window:
- the sleB gene encoding spore cortex-lytic enzyme, which yields MIWKKTAIFCLAFVLFIQPFSVLNDPKPVQAFSNQVIQHGAVGDDVIELQSRLQYIGYYNGEIDGVFGWGTYWALRNFQYEFGMKVDGLAGPKVKEKLVEASDYDKGYVKKQIRQGNDFTHYGGTPTEQQTEQQQPQQQQQQQQSSPPQEPTAVNVPGGYSQNDIQLMANAVNGEARGEPYIGKVAVAAVILNRVESASFPNSVSGVIFEPRAFTAVSDGQIWLTPDESAKRAVIDAINGWDPSGQALYYFNPNTATSDWIWTRPQIKKIGKHIFCK from the coding sequence ATGATTTGGAAAAAAACGGCTATATTTTGCCTGGCGTTTGTATTATTCATTCAACCTTTTTCAGTGTTGAATGATCCTAAACCAGTTCAAGCTTTCTCGAACCAAGTCATTCAGCATGGGGCTGTTGGTGATGATGTAATTGAACTGCAATCCCGTCTCCAATATATAGGTTACTATAACGGAGAAATAGATGGGGTTTTTGGATGGGGAACCTACTGGGCTTTACGTAATTTTCAATATGAATTTGGCATGAAAGTTGACGGATTGGCTGGTCCCAAAGTGAAAGAGAAGTTGGTTGAAGCTAGTGATTATGACAAAGGATATGTAAAAAAGCAAATAAGACAAGGCAATGATTTTACTCATTATGGAGGTACGCCGACAGAGCAACAGACAGAGCAGCAACAACCTCAGCAACAACAGCAACAACAGCAATCTTCTCCTCCACAGGAACCTACTGCTGTTAATGTACCTGGCGGTTATTCACAAAATGATATCCAGCTCATGGCTAACGCCGTTAACGGAGAAGCACGCGGCGAACCGTATATCGGCAAAGTGGCCGTGGCAGCCGTTATTTTAAATCGTGTCGAAAGTGCCTCATTCCCGAACTCGGTTTCTGGAGTTATATTTGAGCCTCGTGCCTTTACTGCCGTTAGTGATGGTCAAATATGGTTAACTCCGGATGAGTCAGCTAAACGTGCTGTAATTGATGCGATTAACGGGTGGGATCCTTCGGGTCAAGCTTTGTACTATTTTAATCCCAATACCGCTACATCGGATTGGATTTGGACACGTCCGCAAATTAAAAAAATTGGAAAACATATATTCTGTAAATAG
- a CDS encoding Glu/Leu/Phe/Val family dehydrogenase, with translation MVADNGANETNEQFDVLKSTQTVIKKALDKLGYPNEVYDLLKEPVRMMTVRIPVRMDDDSIEIFTGYRAQHNDAVGPTKGGVRFHPNVSEKEVKALSIWMSLKAGIVDLPYGGGKGGIVCDPREMSFRELEGISRGYVRAISQIVGPTKDIPAPDVFTNSQIMAWMMDEYSRIDEFNNPGFITGKPIVLGGSHGRETATAKGVTICIDEAAKQKGIDIEGARVVVQGFGNAGSFLAKFMHDKGAKVIGISDAYGGLHDPDGLDIEYLLDRRDSFGTVTNLFKNTITNEELLELDCDILVPAAIENQITEKNANSIKASIIVEAANGPTTLEATRILSDRGILLVPDVLASAGGVTVSYFEWVQNNQGYYWTEDEVEEKLHKVIVKGFANVYRTAENRKVDMRLAAYMVGVRKMAEASRFRGWI, from the coding sequence ATGGTAGCCGATAATGGTGCAAATGAAACGAACGAACAATTTGATGTATTAAAGTCTACACAGACGGTAATCAAAAAAGCACTTGATAAACTAGGGTATCCAAATGAAGTTTATGATCTTTTAAAAGAACCTGTTCGCATGATGACGGTAAGAATCCCCGTGCGAATGGATGATGACTCAATAGAAATTTTCACAGGCTACAGAGCGCAGCACAATGATGCTGTAGGACCGACCAAAGGCGGCGTTCGTTTTCATCCAAATGTTTCTGAAAAGGAAGTTAAAGCGCTGTCGATTTGGATGAGCTTAAAGGCAGGAATCGTCGATTTGCCATATGGAGGCGGAAAAGGTGGAATTGTCTGTGATCCGCGCGAGATGTCCTTTAGGGAGCTTGAGGGAATCAGCCGAGGCTATGTTCGAGCAATCAGCCAAATAGTTGGCCCTACAAAAGATATTCCAGCACCGGACGTATTTACGAATTCTCAAATCATGGCTTGGATGATGGATGAATACAGCCGGATTGACGAATTTAATAACCCTGGTTTTATTACAGGGAAGCCGATTGTATTAGGTGGTTCACACGGTAGGGAAACAGCTACTGCAAAAGGGGTTACCATCTGTATTGACGAAGCGGCTAAGCAGAAAGGGATTGACATTGAAGGGGCGCGTGTAGTTGTGCAAGGATTCGGTAATGCCGGCAGTTTTCTTGCTAAATTTATGCACGATAAAGGCGCTAAGGTAATCGGTATTTCTGATGCGTATGGTGGCCTGCATGATCCCGACGGGCTAGATATTGAATACTTACTTGATCGTCGTGATAGTTTTGGCACGGTGACCAACCTGTTTAAAAACACGATTACAAATGAAGAATTACTTGAACTTGATTGTGATATATTAGTTCCTGCAGCCATTGAGAATCAAATTACGGAGAAAAACGCAAACAGTATTAAAGCATCGATCATAGTAGAAGCGGCAAATGGGCCAACAACGCTAGAAGCGACACGTATTCTCTCAGACAGGGGGATTCTGCTTGTTCCCGATGTACTAGCTTCAGCAGGCGGTGTGACTGTTTCGTACTTTGAATGGGTTCAAAATAATCAAGGGTATTATTGGACGGAAGACGAAGTGGAAGAGAAGCTTCATAAAGTTATTGTTAAGGGCTTTGCAAACGTCTATCGAACAGCTGAGAATCGGAAAGTTGACATGAGACTTGCCGCCTATATGGTTGGTGTTCGCAAAATGGCTGAAGCTTCAAGGTTTCGCGGATGGATATAA
- a CDS encoding lysophospholipid acyltransferase family protein: protein MNLYKLGKLVCSLIFYPLYRIKVTGKENIPKDGPVIICANHISNVDPPVVGITNQRDVYFLAKEELFKNRFLEKLMKSINAFPIKRGMRDRNALRKGLGILKENHVLGLFPEGSRQKNGEIGKGLAGAGFFALRSEAAIVPCAIIGPYEKFKPLKVVYGKPIDMTGYREQKASAQVVTDRIMEEIRQLQEFHSEKSVIT from the coding sequence GTGAACTTATACAAATTGGGGAAACTGGTCTGTAGTCTTATTTTTTATCCGTTATACCGGATCAAAGTGACCGGAAAAGAAAATATACCAAAAGATGGTCCAGTCATTATTTGTGCTAATCATATTTCTAATGTTGACCCTCCTGTTGTTGGAATTACCAATCAGCGGGATGTCTATTTCTTAGCAAAAGAGGAGCTTTTTAAAAATCGTTTTTTAGAGAAATTAATGAAGAGCATTAACGCTTTTCCAATTAAACGGGGCATGCGCGATCGTAACGCGCTGAGAAAAGGGCTTGGTATCCTTAAGGAAAACCATGTATTAGGATTGTTCCCTGAAGGATCACGCCAAAAAAACGGAGAGATCGGAAAAGGATTAGCCGGAGCCGGTTTCTTTGCACTAAGATCCGAAGCAGCAATTGTACCCTGCGCGATTATTGGACCTTATGAAAAGTTTAAGCCGCTTAAAGTTGTTTATGGGAAGCCGATTGATATGACTGGCTATCGAGAGCAAAAAGCATCTGCCCAGGTGGTTACAGACCGGATTATGGAAGAAATCAGACAATTGCAAGAATTTCATAGTGAAAAAAGCGTAATCACTTGA
- the ypeB gene encoding germination protein YpeB gives MFRWITITVLALAIIGLGVFGYKENQEKNAILLQAENNYQRAFHELTYDMDLLHDKIGATLAMNTRQQISPQLAEIWRLTSEAKSNVGQLPLTLLPFNKTEEFLYNIGEFSYNTAVRNLEDKPLTEEEIKGLEALYKQSGEIKDELRQVQSMVLSENLRWMDVQLALATSDENGDNTIINGFKTVEKSMEDYHETNMETGIATSGSEEELNKIQGEEINKEQAKEIATQWLKGAKKSDLTMTTSGEGANIETITASYQKGDTNGYIDLSKKGGHPLTVMVSRAVKEPKISLYEGSNKAKSYLEGIDLTDVELVESSQYEHVGVYRFVYSKDGIRHYPDSVQMKIALDNGDLLGMTSIDYFSHHDDEAIKEPTISEEEAREMVNPNLEIQEQHLSVIENESEEQVLCYEFLTTMDDETYRIFINAWDGTEEKVEILHSVETKYEPTI, from the coding sequence ATGTTTCGCTGGATTACAATTACAGTTCTAGCTCTAGCTATTATTGGTCTTGGAGTATTTGGTTATAAAGAGAATCAGGAAAAAAACGCCATTCTTTTACAGGCAGAGAATAACTATCAACGTGCGTTCCACGAACTTACCTATGATATGGATTTACTGCATGATAAAATTGGCGCTACCTTAGCTATGAATACGAGACAGCAGATATCTCCACAGTTAGCTGAGATTTGGAGACTTACATCAGAAGCCAAATCCAATGTGGGGCAGCTGCCATTAACATTGCTTCCATTTAATAAGACGGAAGAATTTTTATATAACATTGGTGAGTTCTCCTACAATACTGCTGTTAGGAACTTGGAAGATAAACCGTTAACAGAAGAGGAGATTAAAGGTCTTGAAGCTCTCTATAAGCAATCAGGGGAAATTAAAGACGAACTTCGTCAAGTTCAAAGCATGGTATTAAGTGAAAACTTGCGCTGGATGGATGTTCAACTCGCTTTAGCTACAAGTGATGAGAATGGTGATAACACGATCATTAATGGATTTAAAACGGTTGAGAAATCGATGGAAGATTATCACGAAACGAATATGGAAACAGGAATTGCAACGTCAGGGTCAGAAGAAGAATTAAATAAAATTCAAGGAGAAGAGATTAACAAAGAGCAAGCAAAAGAAATAGCCACTCAGTGGTTAAAAGGTGCAAAGAAATCCGATTTAACAATGACCACATCAGGAGAGGGAGCAAACATTGAAACGATCACCGCTTCTTATCAAAAAGGTGATACAAATGGCTATATTGATTTGTCCAAAAAAGGTGGTCATCCATTAACAGTCATGGTCAGCAGAGCTGTTAAAGAGCCTAAGATTAGTTTGTATGAAGGGTCTAATAAGGCGAAATCTTATTTAGAAGGCATCGATTTAACTGACGTTGAACTTGTCGAAAGCAGTCAGTATGAACATGTCGGTGTATATCGGTTTGTCTATAGTAAAGATGGAATCAGACACTATCCTGACTCTGTACAAATGAAAATCGCACTGGACAATGGAGACTTGTTAGGTATGACCTCGATTGATTATTTCAGTCACCATGATGATGAAGCTATTAAAGAGCCGACCATTTCAGAAGAGGAAGCACGTGAAATGGTTAATCCGAATTTAGAGATTCAGGAGCAGCATTTGTCTGTTATTGAAAATGAATCAGAAGAACAAGTTCTGTGCTATGAGTTTTTAACAACAATGGATGATGAAACGTATCGCATATTTATAAATGCCTGGGACGGAACAGAAGAAAAAGTAGAAATTCTTCATTCCGTAGAAACTAAATATGAGCCTACAATTTAA
- the rpsA gene encoding 30S ribosomal protein S1 → MDEMNHEVSGMKEFSAGDTVTGKVVKIEEKQVLVDVGYKVEGIVPISELSSLHVEKASDVVHEGDELTLQVKKVEDDEIVLSKRAVDADQAWQDLEAKFDSGEIFEAEVKDVVKGGLVVDIGLRGFIPASLVETYYVEDFEEYKGKSLSLKVVELDREQNRVILSHRAVVEAEESTKKQEVLQSLEEGQVIEGTVQRLTDFGAFVNLGGIDGLVHISQLSHEHVEKSSDVVEEGQTVNVKVLSVDRDNERISLSLKATQPGPWHDVANRVNQGEVLEGTVRRLVSFGAFVEVFPGVEGLVHISQISNRHIGTPGEVLEEGQTVSVKVLDVDEEAKRLSLSMKELERDQSREDMKQYQKEEDNSGFSLSDMIGDQLDKYKK, encoded by the coding sequence ATGGATGAAATGAACCATGAAGTATCAGGAATGAAAGAATTTTCTGCAGGGGATACCGTGACTGGTAAAGTCGTAAAGATTGAAGAAAAACAAGTCCTTGTAGATGTTGGATATAAAGTGGAAGGGATCGTACCCATTAGTGAATTATCCAGTCTGCACGTAGAAAAAGCTTCCGATGTCGTACACGAAGGAGACGAATTAACTCTGCAGGTTAAAAAAGTAGAAGATGATGAAATCGTACTATCCAAGCGAGCAGTAGATGCAGATCAAGCATGGCAGGATCTTGAAGCTAAGTTTGATAGCGGGGAAATCTTTGAAGCAGAAGTAAAAGACGTCGTTAAAGGTGGACTAGTCGTTGATATTGGTCTCCGTGGCTTCATCCCTGCTTCCTTAGTAGAAACCTATTACGTCGAGGATTTTGAGGAATATAAAGGAAAAAGCCTCAGCTTGAAGGTTGTTGAGCTTGACCGTGAACAAAACCGGGTGATTCTTTCACACCGTGCTGTTGTGGAAGCAGAGGAGTCTACTAAGAAACAAGAAGTGCTCCAGTCTCTTGAGGAAGGGCAAGTTATCGAAGGTACTGTGCAAAGATTGACTGATTTTGGTGCTTTTGTCAATTTAGGCGGTATTGATGGTCTTGTCCATATCTCACAACTTTCTCACGAACACGTGGAGAAATCTTCTGATGTAGTAGAGGAAGGACAAACCGTTAATGTAAAAGTTCTTTCAGTCGACCGCGATAATGAAAGAATTTCACTATCCCTTAAAGCAACACAGCCTGGTCCATGGCATGATGTCGCAAATCGTGTCAATCAAGGTGAAGTTCTTGAAGGTACAGTAAGAAGGCTTGTTAGCTTTGGTGCCTTCGTTGAGGTGTTTCCAGGGGTAGAGGGGCTTGTTCACATTTCTCAGATTTCCAATCGTCACATTGGGACACCAGGTGAGGTTCTTGAAGAAGGACAAACCGTCAGCGTGAAGGTCCTTGATGTCGATGAAGAGGCAAAGCGTCTTTCATTAAGCATGAAGGAGCTTGAACGTGACCAAAGTCGTGAAGACATGAAACAGTACCAAAAGGAAGAAGATAACTCCGGTTTTTCTCTTAGCGATATGATTGGTGATCAACTAGATAAATACAAAAAATAG
- a CDS encoding YpdA family putative bacillithiol disulfide reductase → MQQEKVIIIGAGPCGMSAAIELKKHGIDSLLIEKGSVVNSIYHYPTHQTFFSSSEKLEIGQIPFITERQKPVRNEALAYYRAVAGREQLRIQAFEKVDAVEKQEKGYVLTTTKNTGEECEYFTEYVIAATGYYDQPNYMNVKGEELDKVMHYFKEAHPYYDKEIAIIGGKNSAADAALELVKAGAKVTVLYRGEDYSKSIKPWILPQFEALVRKGIVHMDFCASVREITRHEVVYECKGEEIRIKNDFVFAMTGYRPDHHFLTEMGVTMDEETGRPSFNEQTMETNVPGIYIAGVIAAGYNNNEIFIENGRFHGEQIAKDISQK, encoded by the coding sequence GTGCAACAAGAAAAGGTGATTATCATTGGAGCGGGCCCTTGTGGGATGAGTGCTGCCATTGAGCTTAAAAAGCACGGCATTGATTCATTACTAATTGAAAAGGGAAGCGTAGTAAATTCAATCTATCATTACCCTACACATCAAACTTTTTTCAGTTCGAGCGAGAAGCTTGAAATCGGCCAGATTCCTTTTATTACGGAGCGGCAAAAACCGGTACGAAATGAGGCGCTTGCCTATTATCGGGCGGTAGCTGGACGAGAGCAATTAAGAATTCAAGCTTTTGAAAAAGTAGATGCTGTTGAAAAGCAGGAAAAAGGATATGTGTTAACCACAACGAAGAATACAGGGGAAGAATGCGAATATTTCACAGAATATGTGATTGCAGCCACAGGATATTACGATCAGCCGAACTACATGAATGTAAAGGGTGAAGAGCTGGACAAGGTTATGCATTACTTTAAAGAAGCACATCCTTATTATGATAAAGAGATTGCGATTATTGGCGGTAAGAACTCCGCAGCAGATGCTGCTCTTGAATTAGTGAAAGCAGGAGCAAAGGTGACGGTCCTTTATCGAGGAGAAGATTATTCGAAGAGTATTAAACCATGGATCCTTCCACAGTTTGAAGCACTAGTTAGAAAAGGAATTGTTCACATGGATTTCTGTGCGAGTGTAAGGGAAATAACACGCCACGAAGTAGTGTATGAGTGTAAAGGAGAAGAAATACGAATCAAAAATGACTTCGTTTTTGCAATGACTGGCTATCGCCCCGATCACCACTTCTTAACGGAGATGGGTGTAACAATGGATGAAGAGACTGGGCGTCCATCATTTAATGAACAAACGATGGAGACGAATGTGCCTGGTATTTATATTGCCGGCGTAATCGCAGCAGGGTACAATAATAATGAAATTTTCATCGAAAATGGTCGTTTTCATGGTGAGCAAATTGCAAAAGATATTTCTCAAAAGTAA
- a CDS encoding flagellar brake protein gives MGLIKVGAPITLELYKHSQDEPERYKCKLVDDTEDYIYIDYPIKMDTGKTAFFFEGTEFYASFVGEDESVYRFETEVVARKKMNIPVLVLTFPRRKKLVRIQRRKYVRVESSLDVAVCGIDRSMMGFTSVTKDLSGGGVAILLPQSHELTQNQEVEITLVLPMNSGEYRYVETNAKIIRIGTLGNNIRVGASAEFVEITEKHRQSIIQYCFEQQMYMRKRKLN, from the coding sequence ATGGGTTTGATAAAAGTTGGGGCTCCCATCACATTAGAATTGTATAAGCATAGCCAAGATGAACCAGAACGGTATAAATGTAAACTTGTGGATGATACAGAAGATTATATTTACATTGATTACCCTATCAAGATGGATACGGGGAAAACAGCATTTTTCTTTGAAGGTACTGAATTTTACGCAAGTTTTGTTGGGGAAGATGAATCCGTTTACCGATTTGAGACGGAAGTGGTAGCAAGAAAGAAAATGAATATCCCAGTGCTTGTTCTAACATTCCCGAGACGTAAGAAACTTGTACGTATTCAAAGAAGAAAGTATGTGCGTGTAGAGTCGTCATTGGATGTGGCGGTATGTGGAATAGATCGGTCAATGATGGGTTTTACAAGCGTAACCAAGGATCTCAGCGGGGGAGGTGTGGCTATCCTGCTTCCGCAAAGTCATGAATTAACACAGAACCAGGAAGTTGAAATCACCTTAGTTTTACCGATGAATTCTGGAGAATATCGTTATGTTGAAACAAATGCAAAAATCATCAGGATTGGTACATTGGGAAATAATATCCGTGTGGGTGCGTCAGCCGAATTTGTCGAGATCACTGAAAAGCATCGCCAGTCCATTATTCAATACTGTTTTGAACAGCAAATGTATATGAGGAAACGTAAACTGAATTAA
- the der gene encoding ribosome biogenesis GTPase Der, whose protein sequence is MRKSVIAIVGRPNVGKSTIFNRLVGDRISIVEDTPGVTRDRIYAEAEWLTTRFNVVDTGGIELGDEPLLVQMRAQAQVAIDEADVIIFMVNGRDGITGADEEVAKLLFKSNKPVVLAVNKVDNPEMRENIYEFYSLGFGEPYPISGTHGLGLGDLLDAAVKHFPELVQEEEDDETIRFSLIGRPNVGKSSLVNALLGQERVIVSEIAGTTRDATDTPFTKDDQDFVIIDTAGMRKRGKVYEATEKYSIMRALKAIERSDVVLSLIDAEAGIQEQDKKIAGYAHEAGKAVVIVVNKWDTVETDEKTMKEFEDDIRSNFRFLDYAPIVFLSAKTKKRTHTLFPKVLEASENHAKRVQSSILNEVIMDALAMNPAPSIKGQKLKIFYATQVAVKPPSFVVFVNEPELMHFTYERFLENRIREAFGFEGTPIKIFARKRS, encoded by the coding sequence ATGAGAAAATCAGTCATCGCAATTGTCGGACGACCTAATGTAGGAAAGTCAACCATTTTTAACCGGTTAGTGGGGGATAGGATCTCAATTGTTGAAGATACTCCTGGTGTAACGCGTGATCGAATCTATGCAGAAGCTGAATGGCTAACAACTCGCTTTAATGTGGTTGATACAGGGGGCATTGAACTGGGGGACGAACCCCTGCTTGTACAAATGCGTGCCCAAGCTCAGGTAGCGATCGATGAAGCGGATGTCATTATTTTTATGGTCAACGGCCGTGATGGGATTACAGGGGCAGATGAAGAAGTGGCTAAACTTTTATTTAAATCAAATAAACCGGTTGTGCTTGCGGTGAATAAGGTTGACAACCCTGAAATGAGGGAAAATATTTATGAATTCTATTCTTTAGGATTTGGTGAACCTTACCCAATATCGGGCACACATGGTTTAGGACTTGGAGATTTGCTAGACGCTGCCGTTAAGCATTTTCCAGAGTTGGTTCAGGAAGAGGAAGATGATGAGACGATTCGCTTTAGTCTGATCGGGCGTCCTAATGTAGGGAAATCCTCCCTTGTTAATGCCCTGTTAGGACAAGAACGAGTCATCGTTAGTGAGATTGCTGGGACGACTCGTGACGCTACTGACACACCTTTTACGAAGGATGATCAGGACTTTGTTATTATTGATACAGCAGGAATGCGTAAACGCGGGAAAGTTTATGAAGCTACGGAAAAATACAGCATTATGCGAGCGTTAAAAGCGATTGAGAGATCTGATGTGGTGTTGTCCCTTATTGATGCAGAAGCAGGTATTCAGGAGCAGGATAAGAAAATCGCTGGTTACGCGCATGAGGCGGGCAAGGCGGTCGTTATTGTTGTGAATAAATGGGATACCGTCGAGACGGATGAGAAAACGATGAAGGAGTTTGAGGATGATATTCGCTCAAATTTCCGTTTTTTAGACTATGCTCCGATTGTTTTCTTATCGGCTAAGACTAAGAAGCGGACACACACGCTGTTCCCTAAGGTGCTTGAAGCAAGTGAAAACCACGCCAAACGAGTCCAATCAAGTATATTGAATGAAGTTATTATGGATGCATTAGCTATGAATCCAGCTCCTTCAATCAAGGGACAAAAGCTCAAAATATTTTACGCTACTCAAGTAGCTGTTAAACCGCCAAGTTTTGTTGTATTTGTTAATGAACCGGAATTAATGCATTTCACTTATGAACGCTTTTTAGAAAACCGTATTCGTGAAGCATTCGGCTTTGAAGGAACTCCAATTAAGATCTTTGCTAGGAAAAGAAGTTAA
- a CDS encoding YphA family membrane protein gives MAVTYYWYAWVMMILVCFFIEKNVYKRDVFVLYIIFQMVIFSYLMNKHDLFTYIVLGLVSMFGLYFWLEQKRFWFHVLPFAFSLLTAGVQLFLIVNPVWSLFPAIEWTIIGIIFIVQKMGLSFFSQIGLWILVNTLGTVWSTIALTYYQTSEYISLVEMNIWISKGIILLFLFQGIYRVNRSLLKMKRQQRNKRGIYA, from the coding sequence ATGGCAGTCACCTACTATTGGTATGCATGGGTCATGATGATTCTCGTGTGCTTTTTTATAGAAAAAAATGTGTACAAAAGAGATGTCTTCGTTTTGTACATTATTTTTCAAATGGTCATTTTCTCTTATTTAATGAACAAACATGATTTATTTACCTACATAGTACTGGGGCTGGTCTCTATGTTTGGGCTATATTTTTGGTTGGAGCAGAAACGTTTTTGGTTTCACGTTTTGCCATTTGCGTTTAGTTTATTAACTGCAGGAGTACAGTTGTTTCTCATCGTAAATCCTGTGTGGTCTTTATTTCCGGCTATTGAGTGGACGATCATCGGCATCATTTTCATTGTTCAAAAAATGGGGCTTTCATTCTTTAGTCAAATCGGTCTATGGATTTTAGTTAACACTCTAGGCACAGTCTGGTCTACTATAGCGCTTACGTATTATCAAACATCAGAATATATAAGTCTTGTTGAAATGAACATTTGGATAAGTAAAGGGATCATTCTTTTGTTTCTCTTTCAAGGGATTTATCGTGTCAATCGTTCCTTATTAAAAATGAAACGGCAGCAACGCAATAAACGAGGGATCTATGCATGA
- the cmk gene encoding (d)CMP kinase gives MKRTKALAIAIDGPAAAGKSTVAKRVAHQLSYIYIDTGAMYRSLTLKAITKEIDLDNGGQLGDLLRETDIELTQREDGQHVFLDGEDVSLDIRTNEVTSHVSFVAKHRKVREEMVKRQQELVKERGVVMDGRDIGTHVIPDAEVKIFMIASVEERAERRHKENTEKGFDSDLEQLKMEIRKRDEIDSKRETAPLVKAKDAIEVDTTSLSIEEVVNKIVTIVHQKEMREG, from the coding sequence ATGAAACGAACAAAAGCTTTGGCAATAGCCATTGACGGCCCGGCGGCAGCTGGCAAAAGTACGGTAGCTAAACGTGTTGCACACCAGTTGTCTTATATTTACATAGATACAGGAGCCATGTATCGCTCTCTAACTCTAAAAGCAATAACAAAGGAAATTGACCTTGACAATGGGGGCCAACTGGGTGATTTATTGCGAGAAACTGATATTGAGCTAACACAAAGAGAGGATGGTCAGCACGTCTTCTTAGATGGGGAAGATGTATCCCTTGATATCCGTACAAATGAAGTGACAAGCCATGTGTCTTTCGTTGCTAAGCATCGTAAAGTGCGGGAAGAAATGGTTAAAAGACAGCAGGAACTTGTAAAAGAACGTGGTGTGGTCATGGATGGTAGAGATATTGGTACACATGTTATCCCAGATGCAGAAGTGAAGATTTTTATGATTGCTTCTGTTGAGGAAAGAGCAGAACGCCGTCATAAAGAAAACACCGAAAAGGGTTTTGATTCTGATCTTGAGCAGCTTAAAATGGAAATTAGAAAACGTGATGAAATTGATTCAAAACGTGAAACAGCTCCTTTAGTGAAAGCAAAGGATGCGATAGAAGTGGATACTACCTCTCTTTCTATAGAAGAGGTCGTCAACAAGATCGTTACGATCGTTCACCAGAAAGAAATGAGGGAGGGATAA
- the prsW gene encoding glutamic-type intramembrane protease PrsW, translated as MAILTVAIAPAIAIMTFIYLSKRIELEPLPLIFRMFILGALLVFPLMFIQYAFESEGFFQTPLLKSVFLAGLLEEFFKWFVFMFMIFRHTSFDHHYDGIIYGVAISLGFATLENIIYLFANGIEFAFFRAIFPVSSHGLFGVLMGFYMGKAKFSSDHRKTHIFLAFMIPFMLHSFYGYFVVTNEWLYYVIPFMIILWMVGVRKINVANRHHEQLMKKVRNE; from the coding sequence ATGGCCATTTTAACAGTGGCGATAGCTCCTGCTATTGCAATTATGACATTCATTTATCTTAGTAAAAGAATAGAACTTGAGCCCTTACCTTTAATTTTCCGGATGTTTATTTTAGGAGCTCTTCTAGTTTTTCCGCTGATGTTTATTCAATACGCTTTTGAAAGTGAAGGCTTCTTTCAAACTCCATTATTAAAATCAGTATTTTTAGCTGGATTATTAGAAGAGTTTTTTAAGTGGTTCGTATTTATGTTCATGATTTTTCGACATACATCTTTTGATCATCACTATGATGGAATTATATACGGTGTGGCGATTAGCCTAGGGTTTGCTACCTTAGAGAATATTATCTACTTATTTGCAAACGGCATCGAATTTGCTTTTTTTCGAGCGATCTTCCCCGTCTCTTCACATGGTCTTTTTGGCGTGTTGATGGGCTTTTACATGGGAAAGGCGAAGTTTTCTTCCGATCATAGGAAAACCCATATCTTTCTAGCCTTCATGATTCCATTCATGCTGCATAGTTTTTACGGGTATTTCGTCGTTACAAATGAATGGCTATACTATGTCATTCCATTTATGATCATTTTGTGGATGGTCGGTGTAAGAAAAATTAACGTAGCCAATCGACACCACGAACAACTGATGAAAAAGGTTAGGAATGAATAG